Genomic DNA from Acidisoma sp. PAMC 29798:
CACCCACAGCGTCATCGCCTCCACGCCCAGGCCGGGATCGACCGTCTCGATCCGCGCACTCAACAGGTGCGCGAGATGCGGCGGGTCACGCACCGGCCGCGCGGTCGCGACCACCACCACCTGCACCGTGCCGTCCACTCTCTCGAAAACCAGATCCAGGCGCCGCGCCCCCTCCCCGCGCCGCTCCAACCCGGCACAGATGGCGCGGGACAGACGCGCCATGACGGTCGCAAAGGCTTCGGCAGTCAGCAGAGGCTCCATGAAGGTGAGGCGCTGGCGCAGCAAAGCACGGGACGGCACAGGCTCCAGCGGCTCAAAAACGCGCCCTGTCGCGGCATCCAGCCGGCGCGCAAGCCCTTCCCCGAAGCGCCGGACCAAGGGCGCGCGGGCGGCGGCAATGAGGTGCTCGATAGAATGAAAGCCGAGCCGGTCCAGGCTCGCCGCCGTGTCAGATGGCAGCCGCAGCGCCGCGATCGGCAAGGGGGCCAATGCCGCCACGGTACCGCCCTCCGGCGCGATCGCCAGAGGGTTACCGCCATAGCGCGCCAGCCCCCAGGCGGCGCCAGGCGTATCCGCCACCGCGACACGCGCGGCCACACCGCTCCGTGTCAGGCGGTCCCGCAGATCGGCCAGCATCGCGGCCTCTCCGCCATGCAGATGGTCGGCGCCGGTGCTATCGAGGCGAACACCGTCCGGTGGGTCAGCAGCGGTGAGCGGCGCATAGCGCTGGCACCAGGCGGCAACCTCCTTCAAAGCCGCTGCATCGCCGGCCAGATCGGCATCGATGACGGTGAGGCCCGGCCGCATGGCCTGAGCCTGGGCCAAGGGCATGCCGGGGCGCAGACCGAGGGCAGCGGCGGCGGCATCGGCGGCCCCGATCACCAATCGCCGCCCGTCATGCAGTCGCGTGACGACGGGGCTTGCCTTATCCGGCGCGCCGGCGGTGGCCCTTCGCCACCGATCGGTGGGCCACATCGGCAGCCAGACGGAGATGACCCGTCGCATCGCAAGCCTCCACACTCCAGGTTGCGGGTTCCGCCCCACGGCATCGGATGAGGTCGATCCGCCACACAGCGGGCGCCAGCCCCCGTACCTGAGGGGCGTGGGGCAAGGGCGGCCCGGCCGATTGCCGCGCGATGCGCCAGCGCGTGAGGGCGGCAATGGGCGTCATCAGGGCGGGATCATCGGGTGTGCGGCTGCGGCGGAGAGTAAAGACGGTGACACCCGAGGTTTCGGCCGCGAGCTGCAACCGGCGGGACGCGGTGGAGTCCAGCCGCCTCACCTCCCCCACGATGCCGGCGAAACCGGGATGACGCAGCCCCTCCTCCATCGCGACCAGAACCGAGCGCGCGGCGTCACGCCCGGCCTCGACATGCAGAACCCGGTTCGGGTCGAGACCGACATGCGCCAAGGCGGGCGCGAAGAGATCGCGCTGTTCGGTAACCCACAGCACCGGGCCCGGCAAGCGCGCCAGAATGCCCGCCACCATCAGCACGGCGGCGGTGCCATGTTCCAGGCCTGGGCCGGCATCCGCGACGTCATGCAGCCCACCCAGACGAAGGCCGCCGCCGGGCAGATGACGGTCGATGGCGTCGATTTCGAAGGGCAGAACCGCGATCGCGGCTTTGGCGTCACTCTTCCGTTCCAAGCGGCAGACGTCACGCCGCAACCCCTCAAGAGTGAATCCTTTAAGGTGTTGATCATGTTGACTCATTTCATGCTACGCTCAATCCGGAGCGGAACATAACGTGAACATACAGGACGTGGAAAGGGCCTATTGGCGGCCGAGGCCTCTGCCAAATTGTGCAAATCGGCGTGTCATCACCGCGAGTCGGGCACAGAGAGTCCGATTGAGCGGCGAATTCAAATCACTGGAGGAGACGGCTCAGACAGTGGTTCAGTGGCTGCGGTCGCTCAACTTATCGGCATCAAGCGACGGAGCCGGAGCCTTTGCAGACGCGTGCCCAGAGCACCTGGAACGAGGGGTCCTGTGTTTCGAGCACAGTGCCGTCGAGGCGACCGAAGACGGAGACATAGCGCTGCCGCCCACTTCTGCTCTGGTAGCCCGTGGTGCCTTGTACAGAACCGCAGAGGCTGACGACCTTGCCTGCGCCTGTGCTCATGAAGGCGGTGTAGCTTCTCTGGCCGAACAATTGGCCGAGCGATTTCCGGCCATTGACCCAGCTTGCCTGTTGCACAGGATCCGCAAAGGTGACGACGCGCTGCGGGGCGACGACGACCGCAGATGCCGCCGTTGGAGAGAATTGCGCCACTATTTCGTTGTGCTCACGCTGCGCGGCGAAGGCAAGGGAGATCATCAAGGGCACGACAAGAACAGCAAGACCAACGGCGATCCGCGATCCATGACGGGTGCGGCGCTTCTGCTCAGGGTTCTCGTAATTGCACTCGGGGCAAACGCTGAGATTTTTATCGATCGAAACGTCGCACCATAAGCATTTGTAAGAGGCCATTTGAAACTTCTATGAGAAACCATTTCTCTATCCAGATGATGCCCATAATGATTACAAAATGACAACACACAACACCGCGATGTATTTCAATAACTACTTTGGTTATATTTTACTGATCTATCTCATTCATCCCACTGACATTTTTTTATTGGTCGATACCTTCTGCACCGAGTCTAGTCACGATTCGGCGGTACTCTGTGCAGCCATGGCTCTGTCCCCACCTGCCTCAGTAATTGACGTTGACCGTGACAGTATCGGCGTAGGAGCCGGGCGTATATTGGGCGCTGGCCAGGGAGGCATAGACGGTCAATGACTGCTGCACGCCGGTGCCGGTGCCGGCCACACCATTTCCGACGCTCGTCGAGGTCGCCGTATTGCCCCATATCGGTCCGGTGCCACTCGTTGCGCGAAGCTGATAGGGCACTTTGTCCGTGCCGCTGCTCGTGCTGCTCATGACGCCGGCGCCATTGAGGTTCGCGTTCGAAGGTGACAGGCCGACATAATAGGGCGTGCTGGTCGGGCAGGTCACACCGATGGTGGTATTGCCTTGGATACCGGTGCCATTCGACGGTACGCTGCCGATATTGAGGGCGACGCCGGCACTGACCGTGCACGTTTTGCTCACCACGGCCGTCACGGGAAGCGTAAAGGTCAGACCGGAGTAACCGGTCAATGCACCGCAGGATATCCCGCTGATGAAGCCGAGAGTCATATTGTAGAAGCTTCCTGAATAGCTATCGGCGGCAGAGGTCTGGCTGCCCGGTATGGCGCCATAGAAGGTCAGGGCACCCGTGACGACGTTCCCGATGCCACCCGCGATCGATACCGGGGCGCTGATCGGGTTCGTGGTTGTCCACACAATGCCGTTCGGCGCGTTCGTGTAGAGATTGAATTTGAGGACGCCACCGCTGCTGCTTCCCGCCATGGCCGGTTGACTTACGGTGCCGGGATAGCTTGGTGTTCCCAACCCCGCGCAGATGGAAAAGTTCGCAGCCGTTGTATTGTAGTTCGTGCAAGTATAGCCGATCGAACCGGTGCCGGTAATGCCCGTGGCGGGGCTTACGTTAACCGTGCCGAAATTGAGGGCAGGAGATGTGTCACTGCACACAACGACGGCGTGCGCCGGCTTGGATGTGAGCAGACCAACGCTCAACAGCACCGCAAAAAGCAGGCCAAGGCGCGACAGCGTTCTGATCATGGCATTTGCCCTTGTTTGCAGATCAACGGCCCGATCTGCGGAATATCCGTGCCTTGCTGGTGATAATCGAAACTCACGTGACAGGGTCCAGACGGTGTCTGCACATCCAGGACGTTG
This window encodes:
- a CDS encoding Y-family DNA polymerase, which codes for MRRVISVWLPMWPTDRWRRATAGAPDKASPVVTRLHDGRRLVIGAADAAAAALGLRPGMPLAQAQAMRPGLTVIDADLAGDAAALKEVAAWCQRYAPLTAADPPDGVRLDSTGADHLHGGEAAMLADLRDRLTRSGVAARVAVADTPGAAWGLARYGGNPLAIAPEGGTVAALAPLPIAALRLPSDTAASLDRLGFHSIEHLIAAARAPLVRRFGEGLARRLDAATGRVFEPLEPVPSRALLRQRLTFMEPLLTAEAFATVMARLSRAICAGLERRGEGARRLDLVFERVDGTVQVVVVATARPVRDPPHLAHLLSARIETVDPGLGVEAMTLWVPLAETMTADQIAVLADGSAPMDLGPLVDRLINRFGADRVYRMQPMESDVPERSVTRVGPLAAPGGLAWQTAWPRPVRLFTPPQPVQAIAMLPDQPPAVFTWRRMRHKIRWADGPERIFGEWWRREAETRAVRDYWAVEDEAGDRFWLYRSGDGVEAITGNLDWFLHGVF
- a CDS encoding ImuA family protein; the encoded protein is MERKSDAKAAIAVLPFEIDAIDRHLPGGGLRLGGLHDVADAGPGLEHGTAAVLMVAGILARLPGPVLWVTEQRDLFAPALAHVGLDPNRVLHVEAGRDAARSVLVAMEEGLRHPGFAGIVGEVRRLDSTASRRLQLAAETSGVTVFTLRRSRTPDDPALMTPIAALTRWRIARQSAGPPLPHAPQVRGLAPAVWRIDLIRCRGAEPATWSVEACDATGHLRLAADVAHRSVAKGHRRRAG
- a CDS encoding Csu type fimbrial protein, which translates into the protein MIRTLSRLGLLFAVLLSVGLLTSKPAHAVVVCSDTSPALNFGTVNVSPATGITGTGSIGYTCTNYNTTAANFSICAGLGTPSYPGTVSQPAMAGSSSGGVLKFNLYTNAPNGIVWTTTNPISAPVSIAGGIGNVVTGALTFYGAIPGSQTSAADSYSGSFYNMTLGFISGISCGALTGYSGLTFTLPVTAVVSKTCTVSAGVALNIGSVPSNGTGIQGNTTIGVTCPTSTPYYVGLSPSNANLNGAGVMSSTSSGTDKVPYQLRATSGTGPIWGNTATSTSVGNGVAGTGTGVQQSLTVYASLASAQYTPGSYADTVTVNVNY